One stretch of Thermanaerosceptrum fracticalcis DNA includes these proteins:
- a CDS encoding HD domain-containing phosphohydrolase → MKKELSHLDYKELLEEAGLQQIQEQVSKATGLAALVTDPSGKPITRISNLCPFCAIINNTDPGHARCIASRIETAKAVAKSGQPTLQLCHAGLVLIALPIKIKNETVAVVIGENVSLEPLRLEIVPELARELSLNGKELMEAARRVPVWTEERLREAVEPFHTFTDTLSRLLYSKQELQEKTEKLAALFEFSQVVSSSLRISEVAQKALELVFGLTGATSGSVVMLAGETSESIEVAATAESSKEFRVVPEKEVIEAVTREGSELRFDSHPEGNTVEEKRPALSMPLKVGDKITGVLTLSGKPEGAEFGEDEARFLSVLGTSLALALENARLFQGLEENAAMLKQLIEVGQLVSSSLEADVLMGYALQSMKEVLGVKWCVLRLLDEETGELVLKASLGMGKDLQAEVERVRAEGTILGEVLKTAQPQFVEDLAKCAPSLRLPYYSKEIRSVAVVPVLARGKVLGTLKVYSSSPHRWKEEEVGYLATIASQTGLALENARLYSSLRDYYLSAVQALVAALEAKDVYTRGHSVRVANWARACARVLGLGAQEKEQVYLAGLLHDLGKIGVREDILLKPGPLTEEERKEMQSHPVVGSRILEPARFPAAVIAAVRHHHEDYGGGGYPAGLAGEEIPLLARIIRVVDTYDAMTSARPYRQPLTQRQAQEELRRWAGRQFDPRVVEAFLRIPEDEMEEISGGGGGGGGGKGRWIP, encoded by the coding sequence ATGAAAAAGGAACTTTCGCACCTGGACTATAAGGAACTTTTGGAAGAAGCGGGATTGCAGCAGATACAGGAGCAAGTAAGTAAAGCCACGGGCCTTGCAGCTCTAGTTACAGACCCGAGCGGCAAGCCGATTACCAGGATAAGTAATCTTTGCCCTTTCTGTGCCATAATCAATAATACGGACCCGGGTCATGCGCGTTGCATTGCTTCCCGGATTGAAACGGCAAAGGCCGTTGCCAAATCCGGGCAACCCACGTTGCAGTTGTGCCATGCCGGTCTGGTACTTATTGCTCTCCCGATCAAAATAAAAAACGAGACTGTAGCCGTCGTGATAGGGGAGAACGTAAGCCTGGAACCGTTGCGTCTCGAGATTGTGCCGGAACTGGCAAGAGAATTGAGCCTTAATGGAAAGGAACTTATGGAAGCTGCCCGGAGGGTACCGGTATGGACGGAAGAGCGTCTCCGGGAGGCAGTCGAACCTTTTCATACCTTCACGGATACTCTTTCCCGGCTTTTGTATTCGAAGCAAGAGTTGCAGGAAAAGACTGAAAAGCTTGCGGCCTTGTTCGAGTTCAGCCAGGTTGTTTCATCAAGCCTTCGTATATCAGAAGTAGCCCAAAAGGCCCTGGAACTCGTCTTCGGGCTGACCGGTGCCACCAGCGGGTCGGTGGTCATGCTTGCCGGGGAAACCTCCGAATCGATTGAAGTTGCTGCTACTGCAGAATCGAGCAAAGAGTTCCGGGTGGTTCCCGAAAAAGAGGTCATTGAAGCGGTAACGCGCGAAGGAAGTGAGTTGCGATTTGACAGCCACCCGGAAGGCAACACAGTGGAGGAGAAGCGGCCAGCCCTTTCCATGCCCCTCAAGGTCGGGGATAAAATAACAGGGGTGTTGACACTGTCCGGCAAACCTGAGGGCGCAGAGTTCGGCGAAGACGAAGCTCGCTTTTTAAGCGTCCTTGGTACAAGCCTTGCCCTGGCCCTGGAGAACGCTCGTCTTTTCCAGGGTCTGGAGGAAAACGCGGCGATGCTCAAGCAACTTATTGAGGTGGGGCAATTGGTATCTTCCAGTTTAGAAGCGGACGTGCTCATGGGATATGCGCTGCAAAGCATGAAGGAAGTCCTGGGTGTGAAGTGGTGTGTGTTGAGGCTGCTTGACGAGGAGACGGGCGAACTGGTGCTGAAAGCGAGCCTGGGCATGGGCAAGGACTTGCAGGCAGAGGTTGAGCGAGTGCGAGCAGAAGGCACAATCTTGGGTGAGGTGCTGAAAACGGCGCAGCCGCAGTTCGTGGAAGATTTGGCAAAGTGCGCTCCCTCTTTGCGCCTGCCATATTACAGCAAAGAGATACGTTCGGTTGCCGTGGTCCCAGTACTGGCCAGGGGAAAGGTACTGGGTACACTGAAAGTATATTCGTCCTCCCCGCATCGTTGGAAGGAAGAAGAAGTCGGTTACCTGGCGACCATCGCAAGCCAGACCGGGCTGGCCCTGGAGAACGCCCGGCTTTACTCGTCGCTGCGGGATTATTATTTGAGTGCCGTGCAGGCGTTGGTGGCGGCATTGGAGGCCAAGGACGTTTACACGCGGGGTCATTCCGTGCGGGTGGCGAATTGGGCGCGGGCGTGTGCCCGCGTGCTGGGGCTTGGCGCCCAAGAAAAGGAACAAGTCTACCTGGCCGGGCTTTTACACGATTTGGGCAAGATTGGCGTGCGGGAAGACATTCTTCTCAAACCGGGACCTCTCACTGAGGAAGAAAGAAAGGAGATGCAGAGCCACCCTGTTGTGGGGTCCAGGATTTTGGAGCCCGCCAGATTTCCGGCGGCGGTCATTGCAGCCGTACGGCACCACCACGAGGACTATGGCGGCGGTGGTTATCCCGCCGGCCTGGCTGGGGAAGAGATTCCGCTGCTGGCGCGTATTATCCGCGTGGTCGATACTTACGATGCCATGACGTCCGCCAGGCCCTACCGGCAGCCGCTTACTCAACGGCAGGCGCAGGAGGAATTAAGGCGATGGGCGGGCCGGCAGTTTGACCCGCGTGTGGTGGAGGCTTTCCTTCGAATTCCGGAAGATGAAATGGAAGAAATTTCCGGGGGGGGGGGGGGGGGGGGGGGGGGGAAGGGGAGGTGGATACCCTAA
- a CDS encoding diguanylate cyclase yields MRGHQVRYPFVFIFVDIDNFKAYNDIYGHMAGDVVLQKTAEIIKKFIRTVDKSAKLTFLGGQADEKGTFAPGL; encoded by the coding sequence TTGAGAGGACATCAGGTACGGTATCCCTTTGTCTTTATTTTCGTGGACATAGATAACTTCAAGGCTTACAATGATATATATGGCCACATGGCCGGCGATGTGGTGCTGCAGAAGACGGCAGAGATAATAAAAAAGTTCATCAGGACTGTGGATAAATCAGCAAAACTTACATTTTTAGGAGGGCAGGCCGATGAAAAAGGAACTTTCGCACCTGGACTATAA
- the amrB gene encoding AmmeMemoRadiSam system protein B codes for MKRPLIILLIILLLFALSGCQKNDKIAGKREEVSLAHPGSFVPQKELYRYVGREKKENPVQGKVKGGIVPHHLLAGALIADFISLLAEQKPEVIIIVGPNHKNAGAKIISGLYNWETSEGLVKTERSIVNQLHQKGLVVLDDKVLSQEHSIGTILPFIKHYLPETRIVPIIFHHDVSLKEIDPLVQELAPLLKENAVILGSVDFSHYLMRREAEAKDVFTLKVMKDFNYTTLFHLGNDHLDSPPSLALVFRSMEKMGLKYFRVLDNTNSGVILQNDFIETTSYFTLVFEEGK; via the coding sequence ATGAAAAGACCACTTATTATCCTCCTGATTATCCTCCTTCTCTTCGCGTTAAGTGGTTGCCAGAAAAATGATAAAATTGCCGGGAAGAGAGAGGAGGTTAGCCTCGCTCATCCCGGCAGCTTTGTCCCCCAAAAGGAATTGTACCGCTATGTTGGCAGGGAGAAAAAAGAGAATCCTGTCCAGGGTAAGGTGAAAGGGGGAATCGTCCCCCATCACCTGCTGGCAGGAGCCTTGATTGCCGATTTTATCAGTTTGCTGGCGGAACAAAAGCCGGAAGTTATCATCATTGTGGGGCCAAACCACAAGAACGCCGGCGCTAAAATCATCTCCGGCCTCTATAACTGGGAGACCAGCGAGGGCCTGGTGAAGACGGAAAGGAGCATTGTAAACCAGCTTCACCAGAAAGGACTGGTCGTCCTGGACGACAAAGTCCTCTCCCAGGAGCATTCTATAGGCACAATCCTACCTTTTATCAAGCACTACCTGCCGGAGACAAGAATCGTCCCCATTATTTTTCACCACGATGTTTCCTTAAAAGAAATCGACCCCCTTGTCCAGGAACTTGCGCCTCTTCTCAAAGAGAACGCAGTTATCCTGGGTTCCGTAGACTTCTCTCATTACCTGATGCGCCGGGAAGCGGAAGCCAAAGATGTGTTCACTTTAAAAGTAATGAAAGACTTTAACTACACCACCCTGTTCCATCTGGGCAATGACCACCTGGATTCCCCCCCTTCTTTGGCCCTGGTCTTTAGGTCCATGGAAAAAATGGGGCTAAAGTATTTTCGGGTCCTGGACAACACTAACTCGGGGGTAATCCTGCAGAACGATTTTATAGAAACGACGAGCTATTTTACGCTGGTCTTCGAAGAGGGAAAATAA
- a CDS encoding Ig-like domain-containing alpha-2-macroglobulin family protein, with protein sequence MTKEPFNLDQELDKLEREFKPQFSKMDEVPLDRGFESRLRQTLADAAEKKETAQREKKTPWWSNWLTGNSPASRNVKVVASFTLVIFMFTGLFLGLNKLGLLLHPQPVNAAEITLKALNQDSIGVDPGTAFVLYSSQPMEEKVVRETLKITPAFSYNLEKGAGGKEYRIIPQEKLAANTIYNFTFDPSGKGRKDFTWAFQTKGKFSVLRTLPGNNSVNVPVNSGVEIVFSHENYSMDKIKDYVSISPQVEGRFEKHKKTLVFVPKELKPGQVYNVQVKKGLPLEGSSEVLTEDYAFSFETVPPGNEKETFNFEIDFRPAEFAAKEAPVFPVYFYGRKEFPLLSITVYRYPDSTAFKNALVKLDEVPQWAYYSRRQYKEDLSKLSKVAEYQTNFLRVDDYNHYAVFPEPLSPGYYAAELKAAGTTRQVWFQVTDLATYYALGLDNAIFWVNDLGTKKPAETVTINIDGLNNTFKGDAKGVCLVDAPLIKDKTGYALIKNKDKEILVSLETGGMAYYLREGKERQDYWKYLYLDRELYLPGDVVHFWGVLAPRAKNSQELKEVVIQLKGSDGPLYGGAEDAPITERRIALTGNTFTGQIQLPVLKPGYYYINIKAGETVLLSRGFSVQTYQKPAYEITVDPVKKAIFAGEKTEFKVKAAFFEGTPVPNMSLNYHIDGSNQKTVTTDEKGEGVIPYTAPQGHDHYSLFHFSYLGVHSNLPEAGEIMATSGVYVFKSKVHLSGETKRQGESFTLKAKLREVDLSGINDGDYPREETYLKGPAANTLVKGSIYQDVWQKVEAGERYDFINKRVEKIYHYNHSAKHVADFNMVTDANGEATYSGANLDPKSTYFIELSAEDKEGRQIKNRYPLYSSEDISYNTYSYYHLQNEEQGRVGYTAGEEVSLKFMNNQKQLPSRENGFLYFQAQNKIDQYQVLNSSRYTFTFQKEHVPNVNVFAVYFDGNGYHTTYHYPVPFARDTKMLKVTIETDKTAYRPQDKVKLKVTVRDRENKPVQAKVNLNLVDEALYKLQNEHVNFLDSLYGDYIIPMVNIRYTHYHPDLHGGAEQGGEGDAERKDFRDTVLFTTLETDKQGVASTEFQLPDNLTSWRITYHALTAGLEAASGTVKIPVRLPFFVALVLNDTYLAGDRPVAVVRSFGEMLPLQSALVSYELKLQTPAGEEITQKAEGKPFSPVDMVLPELKEGKYKITIKGSIGEYQDILTKEFAVVRSYLERTISRHDLLHSDLQLQGSSTEPTTLIFSDYEKSQYLTALYSLSRVDGSRVEQQLTKRGAQKLLSQYFPENSLREGGKDDSLLQYQKPDGGISLLPYGESEPYLTALVAAYEADQFDKTSLARYLYRILEGDKQKEEDKSLALWGLAALKEPVLLEINKQLHEKNLEPAVKIRLAMALLELGNGAYAKEVFQELLTKYGEDLGSTMRIKVGRDQDEIIEATTQMALLAASFDRPEKHKLYQYILENPGKDVLNTLEQLQIMKYNLRYMNPNPVSFTYELRGEKVTKTLKNQETYLLPLLPEDLNAIKFSNIEGKVGVMSLYTKPYSAEEIKPQEGLAIARSYTVNKRVTNTMGRTDLVQVVISFEIGDKAPAGSYEIVDILPAGLRYVERPYVYGEKFTNYWSYPTEVKGQKLTFHVGKGREKIVYYARVISPGEFTAQAPLLAHGKSNKISIQGNEGRVIIK encoded by the coding sequence ATGACTAAGGAACCTTTTAACCTTGATCAAGAATTAGATAAATTGGAAAGGGAATTTAAACCTCAGTTTAGTAAGATGGATGAGGTACCTTTAGACAGAGGGTTCGAAAGTAGATTGCGCCAAACCCTAGCCGATGCTGCCGAGAAAAAAGAAACGGCACAGCGGGAGAAAAAGACACCCTGGTGGAGCAACTGGTTAACGGGTAATTCCCCCGCATCGCGCAACGTGAAAGTGGTGGCTTCTTTTACCCTGGTGATTTTCATGTTTACCGGGCTCTTCCTGGGGCTTAATAAACTTGGCTTACTCTTGCATCCCCAGCCTGTCAATGCCGCGGAAATCACCCTGAAAGCCTTAAATCAAGATAGTATTGGGGTAGACCCAGGAACGGCCTTTGTTTTGTATAGCTCCCAACCCATGGAGGAAAAAGTGGTCAGAGAGACCCTAAAAATCACCCCCGCTTTTTCCTACAACCTGGAAAAAGGAGCAGGAGGGAAGGAGTACCGGATTATCCCCCAAGAGAAATTAGCCGCCAACACCATCTATAACTTTACTTTTGACCCCTCGGGCAAAGGGAGGAAAGATTTTACCTGGGCCTTCCAGACCAAGGGCAAATTCTCCGTCTTGCGTACCCTCCCCGGTAATAATTCTGTCAATGTTCCTGTAAACAGCGGGGTGGAGATTGTATTTTCCCATGAAAACTACAGTATGGACAAAATTAAAGACTATGTCTCCATCTCACCCCAGGTAGAAGGTCGTTTCGAGAAACACAAAAAAACCTTAGTCTTTGTGCCCAAAGAACTGAAACCCGGCCAGGTCTATAATGTGCAGGTCAAAAAGGGACTGCCTCTGGAGGGAAGCAGCGAAGTTTTGACAGAGGATTATGCCTTCAGCTTTGAAACAGTTCCTCCCGGCAATGAAAAAGAAACTTTTAATTTCGAAATAGATTTCAGGCCTGCAGAATTTGCCGCCAAAGAAGCCCCTGTTTTCCCTGTTTACTTTTACGGCCGCAAGGAATTTCCGCTTCTCTCTATTACGGTTTATCGCTATCCGGATTCTACAGCCTTTAAAAATGCCCTGGTAAAACTGGATGAAGTGCCCCAGTGGGCTTATTACTCCCGCCGCCAGTATAAAGAGGATTTGAGCAAACTCAGCAAGGTGGCGGAGTACCAGACGAATTTCCTGAGAGTTGACGATTATAACCACTATGCCGTCTTCCCCGAACCCCTTTCCCCAGGGTACTACGCCGCCGAGTTGAAGGCTGCCGGTACCACGAGACAGGTGTGGTTCCAGGTTACTGACCTGGCCACCTATTATGCCCTGGGACTGGACAATGCCATTTTCTGGGTAAATGACCTGGGAACGAAAAAGCCTGCAGAAACCGTTACCATAAATATAGACGGCCTCAATAATACCTTTAAGGGCGACGCAAAGGGTGTCTGCCTGGTAGATGCCCCTCTGATAAAGGATAAAACGGGTTATGCCCTGATTAAGAACAAGGATAAAGAAATTCTTGTTTCCCTGGAAACAGGGGGAATGGCATACTATCTCCGTGAAGGAAAGGAACGCCAGGATTACTGGAAATATCTCTATCTGGACCGGGAGTTATACCTGCCCGGTGATGTGGTCCATTTTTGGGGAGTTCTGGCCCCCAGAGCCAAAAATAGCCAGGAGCTGAAAGAGGTTGTTATTCAATTAAAAGGTTCGGACGGACCGCTTTACGGGGGAGCTGAGGATGCCCCCATTACAGAAAGGCGCATTGCTCTTACAGGGAATACCTTTACTGGCCAAATCCAGCTTCCTGTGTTGAAGCCCGGCTATTACTATATAAACATTAAAGCCGGGGAAACCGTGCTCCTCTCCAGGGGGTTTTCGGTGCAGACTTACCAGAAACCTGCTTATGAGATTACCGTTGATCCTGTGAAGAAGGCTATTTTTGCCGGAGAAAAGACGGAGTTTAAAGTCAAGGCTGCTTTCTTTGAAGGTACGCCTGTGCCTAACATGAGCTTGAATTACCATATCGATGGTTCCAACCAGAAGACAGTGACCACCGATGAAAAAGGGGAAGGAGTTATCCCCTATACTGCACCCCAGGGCCATGACCATTATTCTCTCTTTCATTTCAGTTACCTGGGTGTGCACAGTAACCTTCCGGAAGCGGGAGAGATCATGGCAACTTCGGGAGTCTATGTCTTCAAGAGTAAAGTCCATTTAAGCGGGGAGACCAAACGCCAGGGTGAAAGCTTTACGCTGAAAGCCAAACTCCGGGAAGTGGATTTAAGCGGCATCAATGACGGGGACTATCCCCGGGAAGAAACTTATTTGAAGGGGCCTGCAGCCAACACCCTGGTTAAAGGCAGCATTTACCAGGATGTCTGGCAAAAGGTAGAAGCCGGTGAACGCTACGACTTTATCAATAAGCGGGTGGAAAAGATTTACCATTACAACCATTCCGCCAAACACGTGGCCGATTTTAATATGGTGACCGATGCCAATGGGGAGGCCACTTATAGCGGTGCCAATCTAGACCCCAAATCTACTTACTTCATCGAGCTCTCTGCCGAGGATAAGGAAGGCCGGCAGATTAAGAACAGATATCCCCTCTACAGCAGCGAGGATATCAGCTACAACACCTACAGCTATTACCACCTGCAGAATGAAGAACAGGGCCGGGTAGGGTATACGGCCGGGGAAGAAGTAAGTCTCAAGTTTATGAATAACCAAAAGCAGCTTCCCTCACGGGAAAATGGTTTCTTGTATTTCCAGGCCCAGAACAAGATTGACCAGTATCAGGTCCTCAATAGCTCCCGCTATACTTTCACCTTCCAAAAGGAGCATGTTCCCAACGTTAATGTCTTTGCTGTCTACTTTGACGGCAATGGTTATCATACCACTTACCATTATCCAGTACCTTTTGCCCGGGATACAAAAATGCTGAAAGTCACTATAGAGACGGATAAAACAGCCTACCGTCCCCAGGACAAAGTGAAGCTCAAGGTAACGGTGAGGGACAGAGAAAATAAGCCTGTTCAGGCCAAAGTAAACCTCAATCTGGTGGATGAAGCCCTCTATAAATTGCAAAACGAGCATGTAAACTTCCTTGATAGTTTATACGGGGACTATATCATCCCCATGGTCAATATAAGGTATACCCATTATCATCCCGACCTCCACGGCGGTGCGGAACAGGGAGGCGAAGGTGATGCGGAACGCAAGGATTTCCGGGATACTGTTCTCTTTACGACCCTGGAAACGGATAAACAGGGAGTGGCCAGCACGGAGTTCCAGCTTCCCGATAATTTAACATCCTGGCGCATCACCTATCATGCCCTCACTGCTGGTTTAGAAGCAGCCAGCGGCACCGTCAAAATACCTGTGCGGCTGCCCTTCTTTGTAGCCCTGGTACTGAACGATACTTATCTCGCCGGTGACAGGCCGGTAGCGGTAGTCCGTTCTTTCGGCGAAATGCTGCCTCTCCAGTCGGCCCTGGTTTCCTATGAGTTGAAATTGCAGACTCCTGCCGGGGAGGAAATCACCCAAAAAGCAGAAGGGAAACCCTTCTCACCTGTCGACATGGTTTTACCCGAACTCAAAGAGGGAAAATATAAAATCACCATTAAAGGCAGTATTGGGGAATACCAGGATATTCTTACCAAGGAATTCGCCGTGGTCAGGTCATATTTAGAAAGAACGATTAGCCGGCATGACCTTTTGCACTCTGATCTCCAGTTGCAAGGGTCTTCTACAGAACCTACCACCCTGATCTTCAGTGACTATGAGAAAAGCCAGTATCTTACCGCCCTCTACAGTTTGAGCCGGGTTGACGGCAGCCGGGTGGAACAGCAGTTAACCAAACGGGGTGCCCAGAAGCTCTTAAGCCAGTATTTCCCGGAAAATAGTTTGCGGGAAGGCGGTAAAGACGATTCTCTTCTCCAGTACCAGAAGCCTGATGGTGGAATCAGTCTTCTTCCTTATGGGGAAAGTGAACCCTATCTCACTGCCCTGGTAGCAGCCTATGAGGCTGATCAATTTGATAAAACGTCCCTGGCCCGCTACCTGTACCGGATTCTCGAAGGCGATAAACAGAAGGAAGAGGATAAGAGCCTGGCCTTATGGGGTTTGGCTGCCCTGAAGGAGCCCGTACTCCTGGAGATCAATAAACAGCTCCATGAGAAAAACCTGGAGCCTGCCGTCAAAATACGGTTAGCCATGGCCTTGCTGGAATTAGGCAACGGTGCTTATGCCAAGGAAGTCTTCCAGGAACTCCTTACCAAGTACGGGGAAGACCTTGGTTCCACCATGAGAATTAAAGTGGGCCGGGACCAGGACGAGATCATCGAAGCTACGACACAGATGGCCCTCTTAGCCGCCAGTTTCGATAGACCTGAAAAACATAAGCTTTACCAGTACATCCTGGAGAACCCCGGCAAGGATGTGCTCAATACCCTGGAACAACTGCAGATAATGAAATACAACCTGCGCTATATGAACCCTAATCCCGTGAGCTTCACCTATGAGCTGCGCGGTGAGAAAGTAACCAAGACACTGAAGAACCAGGAGACTTATCTATTGCCCCTGCTGCCCGAAGACCTTAACGCCATCAAGTTCAGCAACATTGAGGGTAAGGTGGGCGTCATGTCCCTCTATACCAAACCTTACAGTGCTGAAGAGATAAAACCCCAGGAAGGGTTGGCCATTGCCCGGAGCTATACCGTGAATAAACGGGTCACCAATACGATGGGGCGCACCGACTTAGTACAGGTGGTGATTTCCTTTGAGATCGGCGACAAAGCTCCCGCAGGCAGCTATGAAATTGTGGATATCCTCCCGGCAGGCCTGCGTTATGTGGAACGTCCCTATGTCTATGGTGAAAAGTTCACCAACTACTGGTCCTATCCCACGGAGGTAAAAGGACAAAAGCTGACCTTCCATGTAGGTAAGGGGAGGGAAAAGATCGTCTACTATGCCCGGGTCATCTCGCCCGGTGAGTTTACCGCCCAGGCTCCTCTCCTGGCCCATGGGAAGAGTAATAAAATCAGCATACAAGGAAATGAGGGTAGAGTAATCATCAAATGA
- a CDS encoding RNA polymerase sigma factor, with protein MRRIYENYTYGEISEIMDKTEGSVKQLLHRGLTSLRERMMNND; from the coding sequence GTGAGGAGGATATATGAAAACTATACATATGGCGAAATTTCCGAAATTATGGACAAGACCGAGGGTTCTGTCAAACAGTTGCTGCACCGCGGTTTGACAAGTTTGCGGGAGAGGATGATGAACAATGACTAA
- a CDS encoding FAD-binding oxidoreductase, whose product MMEEMIIDRLRAIVGPSNVTTEYEDLLCYAYDATFRESLPAVVVKPRSTEEISLIMRLANEYKIPVVPRGAGTGLSGGSVPLKGGICLVLTRLNRILSIDKENRVAVVEPGVITDDFHAVTEQMGLFYPPDPASGKTSTMGGNIAECAGGARGVKYGVTKDYVLGLEVVLPQGDVITVGNPIDGETGDYDYPLLFTGSEGTLGIITKIMVRLIPLPPYKETVLAIYDQLEAAGETVSTMIKQGVIPTTLEIADHATINAVENYLAIGLPTDAQAFLLIEVDGIKDEVVRQIAIVEETCRRFGAVSIKVARTKEEIDKLWLARRSISGACGKISPTKISEDATVPRSKIPEMIKKVREIAEKYGIKMVIFGHAGDGNLHPNVLTDKRNKEEMARVEEAVAELFQATVEMGGTLSGEHGIGYMKAPFLKWETGETGYQVMKAIKKQLDPHNILNPGKMFTD is encoded by the coding sequence ATGATGGAGGAGATGATTATTGACAGATTGAGGGCTATAGTTGGCCCGTCAAACGTAACAACCGAGTACGAGGACCTACTTTGTTACGCCTATGATGCCACTTTCCGGGAAAGTCTCCCTGCTGTTGTCGTAAAGCCCAGGTCAACCGAAGAAATATCCCTAATTATGAGGCTGGCTAACGAGTATAAAATACCGGTAGTACCGCGAGGAGCAGGTACGGGACTTTCCGGGGGAAGCGTACCGCTTAAGGGAGGTATCTGTTTAGTACTTACCCGCTTGAACCGGATTCTCAGTATTGATAAAGAGAACAGGGTAGCTGTAGTAGAGCCGGGGGTTATTACAGATGATTTTCATGCGGTTACAGAACAAATGGGGCTTTTTTACCCTCCTGATCCCGCCAGTGGCAAAACTTCAACCATGGGGGGGAATATAGCGGAGTGCGCAGGTGGGGCCAGAGGAGTTAAATATGGTGTAACTAAAGACTATGTCCTGGGCTTAGAAGTTGTCCTGCCTCAGGGGGATGTCATAACTGTAGGAAATCCTATTGACGGCGAAACGGGAGATTATGATTATCCCCTGCTCTTTACAGGGTCCGAGGGGACCCTGGGGATCATCACAAAAATCATGGTCAGGTTGATACCACTTCCCCCTTATAAGGAAACGGTCCTGGCCATCTATGACCAACTGGAAGCAGCTGGTGAAACCGTCAGCACCATGATTAAACAGGGGGTTATCCCGACTACTTTGGAGATTGCCGACCATGCCACCATTAATGCGGTAGAAAACTACCTCGCCATTGGCTTGCCTACAGATGCCCAGGCCTTTCTCCTGATAGAGGTGGATGGGATAAAAGATGAGGTTGTCCGGCAAATCGCCATCGTTGAGGAGACTTGCCGGCGTTTTGGAGCCGTCAGTATAAAAGTTGCCAGGACGAAAGAAGAAATTGATAAACTATGGCTGGCCAGGCGTTCTATTTCCGGGGCCTGTGGGAAAATCAGCCCCACCAAAATATCGGAAGATGCCACTGTCCCCCGCAGTAAAATTCCGGAGATGATTAAAAAGGTTCGTGAAATTGCGGAAAAATACGGGATTAAAATGGTTATTTTTGGCCATGCCGGGGATGGCAATCTTCACCCCAATGTCCTGACGGATAAAAGGAACAAAGAGGAGATGGCCAGGGTGGAGGAAGCCGTGGCAGAACTTTTTCAGGCCACGGTAGAGATGGGTGGTACCTTGAGCGGAGAACATGGTATTGGCTACATGAAGGCGCCTTTTTTGAAATGGGAAACAGGCGAGACGGGTTACCAGGTGATGAAAGCAATTAAAAAGCAACTGGACCCCCACAATATTCTTAATCCTGGCAAAATGTTTACGGATTGA